A portion of the Burkholderiales bacterium genome contains these proteins:
- a CDS encoding transcriptional regulator, whose amino-acid sequence MRHADDAAALLKSLANPHRLLILCVLGEGEQSVGELNERIALSQSALSQHLAVLREEGLIAARREAQTIYYSVRPGPALDIIRVLHGHYCTVPRSRSRKKGV is encoded by the coding sequence GTGCGTCATGCCGACGATGCAGCGGCCTTGCTGAAGAGTCTGGCCAATCCTCACCGGCTGCTGATTCTGTGCGTGCTGGGGGAGGGGGAGCAGTCGGTGGGCGAGCTCAACGAGCGAATTGCGCTGTCCCAATCGGCCTTGTCCCAGCACCTCGCCGTACTGCGCGAGGAGGGGCTGATAGCCGCCCGACGCGAAGCCCAGACCATTTATTATTCGGTGCGCCCCGGCCCTGCGTTGGATATCATCCGCGTGCTGCACGGCCATTACTGCACCGTTCCACGATCCCGATCCCGAAAGAAAGGTGTTTGA